One Candidatus Margulisiibacteriota bacterium genomic region harbors:
- a CDS encoding TolC family protein: MKKLKQALPFVALLCSVLAAQMYTWEDCLAETKKNNLALQTARAKVDAKKISLDSLYGGLYPQLGGSLGANTGASAGQNEDLGQAVPRQSESARLSAQQQVYDAQTWPRLEQGKLALAAEELNYQITEINLRLQLRQEFCTLLQTQQSLELAQTVTARRSQQYELVELRYSGGLEHRGSLLTAKANLAKAELSEKQLTRRLERNKQKLAQTLGVDAAAQELLITDNFRAATDTASQPDMLALLDQSPTLLSVAARLDSAQYDTAIAKAAYIPAVYLNGSLGKNWAQSQANGENTNSEDSSWSLGGSLSFDLFDGGKKSSAVRNAELQEKIQDLELSASKQKVLLTLDEAWDKLLDAGDSIGAAQEQLQAATERSTIAAEQYANGLISFDNWIIIEDALINTQQQELNARIDALLQEAGWLNAKGETL; the protein is encoded by the coding sequence ATGAAAAAACTGAAACAAGCTTTACCGTTCGTCGCTTTGCTTTGTTCCGTGCTTGCGGCGCAAATGTACACCTGGGAAGACTGTTTAGCGGAAACCAAAAAAAATAATTTAGCTCTGCAGACCGCGCGCGCCAAAGTAGACGCCAAAAAAATCAGCCTGGATTCTCTATACGGCGGCCTGTACCCGCAGCTCGGCGGCAGTCTCGGCGCGAATACCGGAGCCAGCGCCGGACAAAATGAAGACCTGGGACAGGCCGTGCCGCGTCAATCCGAAAGCGCGCGGCTTTCCGCGCAGCAGCAGGTATACGACGCGCAGACCTGGCCGCGCCTAGAGCAGGGCAAACTTGCTTTGGCAGCGGAAGAGTTAAATTACCAGATCACGGAGATCAATCTGCGTTTACAGCTGCGCCAGGAATTTTGCACGCTACTGCAAACCCAGCAGTCTCTGGAGCTGGCCCAAACAGTTACGGCGCGCCGCAGCCAGCAATACGAGCTGGTCGAGCTGCGTTATTCCGGCGGTCTGGAACATCGCGGCTCGCTGCTGACCGCCAAAGCCAATCTGGCCAAAGCCGAATTGTCGGAAAAACAATTGACGCGCCGCCTGGAGAGAAATAAACAAAAACTCGCGCAAACTCTCGGCGTGGACGCGGCGGCGCAGGAGCTGCTGATCACCGACAATTTCCGCGCCGCGACAGACACGGCCAGCCAGCCGGACATGCTGGCGCTTCTGGATCAATCGCCTACTTTGCTGTCCGTGGCCGCCAGACTGGACAGCGCGCAGTACGACACGGCCATCGCCAAAGCCGCTTACATTCCCGCGGTCTATCTCAACGGCAGCCTCGGCAAAAACTGGGCGCAAAGCCAGGCCAACGGTGAAAACACCAACAGCGAGGATAGCAGCTGGTCGCTGGGCGGCAGCCTGAGTTTCGATCTTTTTGACGGCGGCAAAAAAAGCAGCGCGGTGCGCAATGCTGAGCTGCAGGAAAAAATCCAGGATCTGGAATTAAGCGCCAGCAAACAAAAAGTGCTTCTGACTTTAGATGAAGCGTGGGACAAACTGCTGGACGCGGGCGACAGCATCGGCGCGGCGCAAGAACAACTGCAGGCCGCGACCGAACGCAGCACGATCGCCGCCGAACAGTATGCCAACGGCTTGATTTCTTTTGACAACTGGATAATCATTGAGGACGCGCTGATCAACACGCAGCAGCAGGAACTGAACGCGCGCATTGACGCATTATTGCAGGAAGCCGGTTGGCTGAACGCGAAAGGAGAAACTCTCTAA
- a CDS encoding helix-turn-helix domain-containing protein gives MYSTVVCSELVQLGQKIESFRLDKKLTKEDFANELGVGLLYYYRISRGTAKVSVPTLIKIAKALGVTAKSLIDF, from the coding sequence ATGTATTCTACGGTGGTCTGTTCCGAGTTAGTGCAGCTCGGACAAAAAATCGAGAGTTTTCGTTTGGATAAAAAACTGACCAAAGAAGATTTTGCCAATGAACTGGGCGTCGGCCTGCTTTATTATTACCGCATCTCCCGCGGCACTGCCAAAGTTTCCGTGCCCACTTTAATTAAAATCGCCAAAGCTCTCGGCGTTACAGCTAAAAGCCTGATCGATTTCTAA